A section of the Kluyveromyces lactis strain NRRL Y-1140 chromosome F complete sequence genome encodes:
- the MUD2 gene encoding Mud2p (weakly similar to uniprot|P36084 Saccharomyces cerevisiae YKL074C): MSGQDYMAALRSKILAEVTGKSTSKALENTSDGQKNSEPLPHERKEDKVARNTDVNVTGGKGQNNVKSVHQNPGGPQRASPSPSRSNRNNNHSITDTRRGPSHADYANQRKQDSRRGPAPPVNQHTSRYGKSPRQDNRERQSRFQRNDSSISKPAFNSDNSFQQNRGHEVRNGRFDNKNRWSDASNASHSRNTNLQVKNNQADDSEGHNFRKPTEWKKDLSHNTRGRFEPNKNRFGHAQAERYRTKTPNPSASWSSEDAVINGNATGRSVIPPYETILKNVTNVRLNRTLIVTPMIPGFEEHVSVVAIIKEFIGDVDCDLDTKNEVTSSIIEKNRIVMEFNKESLVTIVLTCQKYLESKISSQFIWSRPNGCVNDTGNVQPINHGSVLSLLKLGPECEDEESTKQWLIDEQVEYSWLQLMKLKGSDERTSWIKALLYEPKAEDQKKLPMTIRPNQSSMQQNFKSITYENFPHLVKKYEKKPSKVVCVLNSVDPMDLKNEKFVTEIKEAMMYGTPIQSCGEVESVQIPLPNPDYRNDMSHIHSSIGKVFIKFRDLVGAEKAMLVLPGSQFCQRTILCSYYSETDYDMGIL, translated from the coding sequence ATGTCAGGCCAGGATTATATGGCTGCTTTGCGCAGTAAAATTCTAGCAGAAGTGACTGGAAAGAGTACGTCAAAAGCTTTGGAGAATACTAGCGATGGGCAGAAAAATTCAGAACCGTTGCCACATGAGCGTAAAGAAGACAAGGTAGCCAGAAATACTGATGTTAATGTTACAGGTGGAAAAGGACAAAATAATGTGAAATCAGTACATCAAAATCCCGGAGGACCTCAAAGGGCGTCACCAAGTCCGTCTCGTTCTAACCGCAACAACAATCACTCAATAACTGATACAAGGCGTGGACCGTCGCATGCGGACTATGCGAATCAGAGAAAGCAGGATTCGAGAAGAGGTCCGGCTCCGCCAGTGAATCAGCATACCTCTAGATATGGAAAAAGTCCCAGACAGGATAACAGGGAAAGGCAAAGTCGATTCCAGAGAAATGATTCATCAATATCTAAACCGGCATTCAACAGTGACAACAGCTTCCAGCAGAACAGAGGGCATGAAGTGCGCAACGGTAGGTTTGACAACAAAAATAGATGGTCTGATGCAAGTAATGCCTCTCATTCGCGGAATACCAACTTACAGGTCAAAAACAATCAAGCAGATGATTCAGAAGGCCATAACTTTCGTAAACCTACAGAGTGGAAGAAAGATCTGTCTCATAACACACGTGGACGTTTCGAACCTAACAAAAACAGGTTTGGGCATGCTCAAGCGGAAAGGTATAGGACAAAAACCCCCAACCCATCAGCGAGCTGGTCATCGGAGGATGCAGTTATAAATGGAAATGCTACTGGTAGAAGCGTTATCCCGCCTTACGAGACTATTTTAAAAAATGTCACAAATGTCAGACTGAATAGGACCCTAATTGTCACACCAATGATTCCCGGTTTTGAAGAGCATGTATCGGTCGTGGCTataatcaaagaattcataGGTGATGTCGACTGCGATCTGGACACAAAAAATGAGGTTACAAGCAGCATaatagaaaagaacagaataGTCATGGAGTTTAATAAAGAAAGCCTCGTGACCATAGTACTAACGTGCCAGAAGTACTTAGAATCAAAGATCAGCAGTCAGTTTATCTGGTCACGTCCCAATGGATGTGTCAACGACACGGGAAACGTGCAACCGATAAATCATGGATCAGTGCTTTCGTTGTTAAAACTTGGCCCCGAATGTGAAGACGAAGAAAGTACTAAGCAATGGTTAATTGATGAACAAGTCGAATACAGTTGGTTACAGctaatgaaattaaaagGGAGTGACGAGAGAACTTCATGGATTAAAGCGTTATTATATGAACCCAAAGCagaagatcaaaagaaGCTTCCAATGACCATCAGACCAAACCAGAGCAGTATGCAGcagaatttcaaatcaatcACATATGAAAACTTCCCACACCTGGTTAAAAAGTACGAGAAAAAGCCTAGTAAGGTTGTATGTGTATTGAATAGCGTTGATCCAatggatttgaagaatgaaaaatttgtCACTGAGATCAAGGAAGCTATGATGTATGGCACGCCAATTCAAAGTTGTGGTGAAGTGGAGTCAGTCCAAATCCCCTTACCTAACCCAGACTACCGTAATGATATGAGTCACATTCATTCTTCCATTGGGAAGGTGTTTATTAAGTTCAGGGATTTAGTTGGTGCTGAAAAGGCAATGCTGGTGTTACCTGGGTCACAGTTCTGCCAAAGAACCATTCTATGTAGTTACTATAGCGAGACGGATTATGATATGGGTATTTTATAG
- the BUB2 gene encoding Bub2p (similar to uniprot|P26448 Saccharomyces cerevisiae YMR055C BUB2 Mitotic exit network regulator forms GTPase-activating Bfa1p-Bub2p complex that binds Tem1p and spindle pole bodies blocks cell cycle progression before anaphase in response to spindle and kinetochore damage), whose product MSIEKFISQPPLIVHSSLSQLRYLVLSEGLSDEDHQRTRSHVWSILSRASLEKCTQEYLRLVQLGAPPSNWISKIKNDTFRTLSTDEKFRNKVTESQLIRVLSCFAWDVLDSNQTHELPGLSPYVQGMNVLLAPFLYVCPTEPIAYKLFHSLCFQMIPTYLNQSLSGVHVAAKLLDKCLKIIDPKLSKFLTDNLLTAEIFGIPSILTLSACNKPLDQVIKLWDFMFAYGFHMNILFIVAQLVINRQAIMVSSSPMNLLRETPSINADEIITLGVGFLAKLPDTLYTNLVDHLTDESITMSNHL is encoded by the coding sequence ATGTcgattgaaaaattcatctCTCAGCCACCGCTCATAGTTCATTCTTCGCTTTCTCAACTGCGATACCTCGTGTTATCAGAAGGGTTGTCCGATGAAGATCATCAACGTACAAGATCTCACGTTTGGTCCATCCTCTCCCGAGCATCGCTGGAAAAATGTACTCAGGAATACCTGCGGCTAGTACAATTAGGCGCACCACCATCGAATTGGATCTCTAAGATTAAAAATGATACTTTCAGAACGCTATCCACAGATGAAAAATTTAGGAATAAGGTCACTGAATCGCAACTAATTAGAGTCCTATCTTGTTTCGCATGGGATGTTCTTGATAGTAACCAAACACATGAACTTCCAGGTCTTTCCCCTTATGTGCAGGGTATGAATGTGCTGCTGGCACCCTTTCTATACGTTTGCCCGACCGAACCTATTGCATATAAACTGTTCCATTCGCTTTGCTTCCAAATGATACCCACTTATTTGAACCAGTCTTTATCCGGCGTTCATGTAGCAGCCAAGTTATTGGATAAATGCTTAAAGATCATTGACCCTAAACTGAGTAAATTTCTAACAGATAATTTATTGACAGCAGAGATATTTGGCATTCCCTCAATATTGACTTTGTCCGCCTGTAATAAACCACTGGATCAGGTTATTAAACTATGGGATTTCATGTTCGCTTATGGATTTCATATGAATATCCTTTTCATTGTGGCTCAGTTAGTCATAAATAGACAGGCTATTATGGTTTCTTCCTCTCCTATGAACCTTTTACGTGAGACACCGTCTATCAATGCAGATGAAATCATCACCCTAGGAGTTGGTTTTCTAGCAAAACTACCTGATACGTTGTATACAAATTTGGTAGATCATCTTACGGATGAATCAATTACAATGTCTAACCATCTATAA